A portion of the Deltaproteobacteria bacterium genome contains these proteins:
- a CDS encoding zf-HC2 domain-containing protein — MKNCESIQESLGAWLDGELKQADAEAMRLHVDGCPACTDAQKKLLKLNVAMKAAHAPAGEIAFEPFWLGVRTRIEEKRSWTTDWAEWLRSMIAPPSLAWAVPAVIVLLLAIFSYDNFLPGRGQRNNFAAVESIDAHGRSVALLREDETKTTVIWLYQNPEGDNEATSENAKKGPTF, encoded by the coding sequence ATGAAGAACTGTGAGAGTATTCAGGAGTCTTTGGGAGCTTGGCTCGACGGCGAGCTTAAACAAGCCGATGCCGAAGCGATGCGTTTGCATGTGGACGGCTGTCCTGCCTGCACGGATGCGCAAAAGAAATTGCTGAAGCTCAATGTGGCGATGAAGGCGGCGCACGCGCCTGCGGGGGAGATTGCGTTTGAGCCCTTCTGGCTTGGCGTGCGCACCCGGATCGAAGAAAAACGCTCGTGGACTACCGATTGGGCCGAGTGGCTGCGCTCCATGATCGCGCCGCCATCGCTTGCCTGGGCTGTGCCGGCGGTTATCGTGCTGCTGCTGGCGATATTTTCTTACGATAATTTTTTGCCCGGTCGCGGGCAGCGCAACAACTTCGCCGCCGTAGAATCCATCGACGCCCACGGCCGCAGCGTCGCGCTCTTGCGTGAGGATGAGACCAAGACAACGGTAATATGGCTGTATCAAAATCCAGAA